In Streptomyces asoensis, a single genomic region encodes these proteins:
- a CDS encoding TetR family transcriptional regulator: MDTTQRTEQQRSADRRRRELLEAADRVVLRDGPQASMNAIAAEAGITKPILYRHFGDKGGLYAALAKRHTDALLDSLRAALDAPAERRERVEATLDTYLYAIEARPQVYRFLMHPADGSPGEQGFDVGKHSAPLLRRMGEELAQVIEDRVDLGPGSQQLARVWGHGIVGMMHAAGDWWLGERPCSRAELVRSLADLLWGRLAAAGDKVGGPGF; the protein is encoded by the coding sequence ATGGACACCACGCAGCGGACCGAGCAACAACGGTCCGCCGACCGCCGACGGCGCGAGCTGCTGGAAGCCGCCGACCGGGTGGTGCTGCGCGACGGCCCGCAGGCCTCGATGAACGCCATCGCGGCGGAGGCGGGGATCACGAAGCCGATCCTCTACCGGCACTTCGGCGACAAGGGCGGACTGTACGCGGCGCTCGCCAAGCGGCACACGGACGCCCTCCTCGACTCGCTGCGGGCCGCGCTGGACGCTCCCGCCGAACGGCGCGAGCGGGTCGAGGCCACGCTGGACACCTACCTCTACGCGATCGAGGCCCGTCCTCAGGTCTACCGGTTCCTGATGCACCCGGCGGACGGGTCGCCGGGCGAACAGGGCTTCGACGTGGGCAAGCACTCGGCTCCTCTGCTGCGGCGGATGGGCGAGGAGCTGGCCCAGGTGATCGAGGACCGGGTGGACCTCGGACCGGGGAGCCAGCAGCTGGCCCGGGTGTGGGGACACGGGATCGTCGGCATGATGCACGCGGCCGGGGACTGGTGGCTGGGCGAGCGGCCCTGTTCACGGGCCGAACTGGTACGCAGTCTGGCAGACCTGCTGTGGGGCCGCCTGGCGGCGGCGGGCGACAAGGTCGGCGGACCCGGCTTCTGA
- a CDS encoding NUDIX domain-containing protein, which yields MTPTAKRSAGLLLFRHTDTGREVLLGHMGGPYFARKDAGAWTVPKGEYEPDEPAWDAARREFGEELGLPPPDGEAIGLGEVRQTNGKIVTVWAIEADLDPADVEPGTFTMEWPPRSGRLQEFPELDRVAWFTLGRAREVIVTAQAAFLDRLTEHSA from the coding sequence GTGACACCCACCGCGAAGCGCAGCGCGGGACTGCTGTTGTTCCGGCATACCGACACCGGCCGGGAGGTGTTGCTGGGCCATATGGGCGGTCCGTACTTCGCGCGCAAGGACGCCGGGGCGTGGACCGTCCCGAAGGGCGAGTACGAGCCGGACGAGCCCGCCTGGGACGCGGCCCGCCGGGAGTTCGGGGAGGAGCTGGGGCTGCCGCCGCCCGACGGCGAGGCGATCGGTCTCGGGGAGGTCCGCCAGACGAACGGCAAGATCGTGACCGTCTGGGCGATCGAGGCCGATCTGGACCCGGCGGACGTCGAGCCCGGCACCTTCACCATGGAGTGGCCTCCCCGCTCCGGGCGGCTCCAGGAGTTCCCGGAGCTGGACCGGGTGGCGTGGTTCACGCTCGGCCGGGCCCGCGAGGTGATCGTCACGGCGCAGGCCGCGTTTCTCGACCGGCTCACGGAGCACTCGGCCTGA
- a CDS encoding NAD(P)/FAD-dependent oxidoreductase: MTEKAGPYEVIVVGGGAAGLSAALVLGRARRRTLVVDAGEPRNAPAAHMQGYLSRDGMPPAEFLAVGRAEITRYGVELVRDRAVDATLGEDFAVRLAGDGTTGAGRTVHARQLVVATGLRDELPPVPGLAGRFGRDVLHCPYCHGWEVRDQAFGVLATTAASVHQALMVSQWSKDVTLFLHAVAEAELTSEDLRRLAAAGVRVVPGEVAGLAVEDDRLTGVRLADGSVHDREVLFVAPRAVPRTDLLARLGAEMNETPFGTYPVVDGRGLTTVPGLWAAGNASGFAEQVVNAASRGYRAGAAINGELLMADLDTAASH; the protein is encoded by the coding sequence GTGACCGAGAAGGCAGGACCGTACGAAGTGATCGTCGTCGGAGGCGGCGCGGCCGGTCTGTCCGCCGCGCTCGTCCTGGGGCGGGCCCGGCGCCGCACCCTGGTCGTCGACGCGGGTGAGCCGCGCAACGCGCCCGCCGCCCATATGCAGGGCTATCTCTCGCGGGACGGGATGCCGCCCGCGGAGTTCCTGGCCGTCGGACGCGCGGAGATCACGCGGTACGGGGTGGAGCTGGTCCGCGACCGGGCGGTGGACGCCACCCTCGGCGAGGACTTCGCCGTGCGGCTCGCCGGGGACGGGACGACCGGGGCGGGCCGGACCGTGCACGCCCGGCAGCTCGTCGTCGCGACCGGCCTGCGGGACGAGCTGCCGCCGGTCCCCGGCCTCGCCGGGCGCTTCGGCCGGGACGTGCTCCACTGCCCCTACTGCCACGGGTGGGAGGTCCGCGACCAGGCCTTCGGCGTGCTCGCGACGACGGCGGCGAGCGTCCACCAGGCACTGATGGTGTCCCAGTGGTCGAAGGACGTGACCCTCTTCCTGCACGCGGTCGCCGAGGCGGAACTCACGAGTGAGGACCTGCGCAGGCTGGCCGCGGCGGGTGTGCGGGTCGTCCCCGGAGAGGTGGCCGGACTGGCCGTCGAGGACGACCGGCTCACCGGGGTCCGGCTCGCGGACGGGAGCGTCCACGACCGCGAGGTGCTGTTCGTCGCACCCAGGGCGGTTCCCCGGACCGACCTCCTCGCCCGGCTGGGCGCCGAGATGAACGAGACCCCCTTCGGCACGTACCCCGTGGTGGACGGACGGGGCCTGACGACCGTGCCCGGCCTGTGGGCGGCCGGCAACGCGTCGGGCTTCGCCGAGCAGGTCGTGAACGCCGCGAGCCGCGGCTACCGGGCCGGCGCCGCGATCAACGGCGAGCTGCTGATGGCCGACCTCGACACGGCGGCCTCCCACTGA
- a CDS encoding DUF6213 family protein, whose translation MNREVTLPLIVDDRGTLQVSAADVSKLLRTLGGRWLHLVEAGADGLDEDTVAALTIELAKLADRIDVACIAHSSGGTP comes from the coding sequence GTGAACCGCGAAGTGACTCTGCCGCTGATCGTCGACGACCGCGGGACCTTGCAGGTGTCCGCGGCCGACGTGAGCAAGCTGCTCCGCACCCTCGGCGGGCGGTGGCTGCATCTCGTCGAGGCGGGCGCGGACGGGCTCGACGAGGACACGGTGGCCGCGCTGACCATCGAACTGGCCAAGCTGGCCGACCGTATCGACGTGGCGTGCATCGCGCACAGCAGCGGAGGGACGCCCTAG
- a CDS encoding acyl-CoA dehydrogenase family protein: MAEFTMELNDEQKEVRDWLHGFAADVIRPAAAEWDEREETPWPVIQEAAKVGIYSLDFYAQQYFDPTGLGIPMAMEELFWGDAGIALSIVGTGLAAVGVLANGTEEQIGTWIPQMYGDASDVKVAAFCSSEPDAGSDVASLRTRAVYDEAKDEWVLNGTKTWATNGGIANVHVVVAAVDTELGSKGHASFIVPPGTPGLAQGQKFKKHGIRASHTAEVILDNVRIPGSCLLGGKEKLDERLARARERAKSGGERVKNAAMATFEASRPAVGAMAVGTARAAYEVALDYAKTREQFGRPIIDNQGVAFQLADMRTQIDAARLLVWRASWMAINGKPFTAAEGSMSKLYASETAKTVTAQAVQILGGNGYTREYPVERMHRDAAIYTIFEGTSEIQRLVIARTLSGMPIR; the protein is encoded by the coding sequence ATGGCCGAGTTCACCATGGAGCTCAACGACGAACAGAAGGAGGTCCGGGACTGGCTGCACGGCTTCGCGGCCGACGTCATCCGCCCCGCGGCCGCCGAATGGGACGAGCGTGAGGAGACTCCCTGGCCGGTCATCCAGGAGGCCGCCAAGGTCGGCATCTACTCCCTCGACTTCTACGCGCAGCAGTACTTCGACCCCACCGGCCTCGGCATCCCGATGGCCATGGAGGAGCTGTTCTGGGGCGACGCGGGCATCGCCCTGTCGATCGTCGGCACCGGCCTCGCCGCCGTGGGCGTCCTCGCCAACGGCACCGAGGAGCAGATCGGCACCTGGATCCCCCAGATGTACGGCGACGCCAGTGACGTCAAGGTCGCCGCCTTCTGCTCCTCCGAACCCGACGCCGGCTCCGACGTCGCCTCCCTGCGCACCCGTGCGGTGTACGACGAGGCCAAGGACGAGTGGGTGCTCAACGGCACCAAGACCTGGGCGACCAACGGCGGCATCGCCAACGTCCACGTCGTCGTCGCGGCCGTGGACACCGAGCTCGGCTCCAAGGGCCACGCCTCCTTCATCGTCCCGCCGGGCACCCCGGGTCTCGCCCAGGGCCAGAAGTTCAAGAAGCACGGCATCCGCGCCTCGCACACCGCCGAGGTGATCCTGGACAACGTGCGGATCCCCGGCTCCTGCCTCCTCGGCGGCAAGGAGAAGCTCGACGAGCGGCTCGCCCGGGCCCGGGAGCGGGCGAAGTCCGGCGGCGAGCGCGTGAAGAACGCGGCGATGGCGACCTTCGAGGCCTCCCGGCCGGCGGTCGGCGCCATGGCGGTCGGCACGGCCCGCGCCGCGTACGAGGTGGCGCTCGACTACGCCAAGACCCGTGAGCAGTTCGGCCGGCCGATCATCGACAACCAGGGCGTCGCCTTCCAGCTCGCCGACATGCGCACGCAGATCGACGCCGCGCGGCTGCTGGTCTGGCGCGCCTCCTGGATGGCGATCAACGGCAAGCCGTTCACCGCCGCCGAGGGCTCGATGTCCAAGCTGTACGCCAGCGAGACGGCGAAGACGGTCACCGCGCAGGCGGTCCAGATCCTCGGCGGCAACGGCTACACCCGCGAGTACCCGGTGGAGCGGATGCACCGCGACGCCGCCATCTACACGATCTTCGAGGGCACCAGCGAGATCCAGCGGCTGGTGATCGCCAGGACGCTCTCCGGGATGCCCATCCGCTAG
- a CDS encoding NADPH:quinone oxidoreductase family protein, whose translation MQAWQVHENGEPSEVMRLEEVERPTPGEGQVLLRVRAANVNFPDVLMVRGHYQVRPPLPFTPGVEICGETEDGRRVIANPALPYGGFAEYAVADAAALLPAPGALDDAEAAALHIGYQTGWFGLHRRAHLEAGETLLVHAAAGGVGSAAVQLGKAAGATVIGVVGGAEKAAVARELGCDVVIDRRTEDVVGAVKAATGGRGADVIYDPVGGEAYAQSAKAVAFEGRIVVVGFASGTIPNPALNHALVKNYSILGLHWGLYNTKNPKLVQHCHEQLTELTARGAIRPLVSERVPLGEAAAAVQRVGDGVTTGRIAVVPQNGAAV comes from the coding sequence ATGCAGGCATGGCAGGTGCACGAGAACGGCGAGCCGAGCGAGGTGATGCGGCTCGAGGAGGTGGAGCGGCCCACGCCCGGCGAGGGCCAGGTCCTGCTCAGGGTGCGTGCCGCCAACGTCAACTTCCCGGACGTGCTGATGGTCCGGGGCCACTACCAGGTGCGGCCCCCGCTGCCGTTCACTCCCGGCGTCGAGATCTGCGGCGAGACCGAGGACGGCCGCCGCGTGATCGCCAACCCGGCGCTGCCGTACGGCGGTTTCGCCGAGTACGCGGTCGCCGACGCGGCCGCGCTGCTGCCCGCCCCCGGGGCGCTGGACGACGCCGAGGCCGCCGCGCTGCACATCGGCTACCAGACGGGCTGGTTCGGCCTGCACCGCAGGGCGCACCTGGAGGCCGGCGAGACGCTGCTCGTGCACGCCGCCGCCGGAGGCGTCGGCAGCGCGGCCGTGCAGCTCGGGAAGGCCGCGGGCGCGACCGTCATCGGCGTCGTGGGCGGCGCCGAGAAGGCCGCGGTGGCCCGGGAACTGGGCTGCGACGTGGTGATCGACCGCCGGACCGAGGACGTCGTGGGCGCCGTGAAGGCGGCCACCGGCGGCCGGGGCGCCGACGTGATCTACGACCCCGTCGGCGGCGAGGCCTACGCCCAGTCCGCGAAGGCCGTCGCCTTCGAGGGCCGGATCGTGGTCGTCGGCTTCGCGAGCGGCACCATCCCGAACCCGGCGCTGAACCACGCCCTCGTCAAGAACTACTCGATCCTCGGCCTGCACTGGGGCCTGTACAACACCAAGAACCCGAAGCTGGTCCAGCACTGCCACGAGCAGCTCACCGAGCTGACCGCCCGGGGCGCGATCCGGCCGCTGGTGAGTGAGCGCGTCCCGCTCGGCGAGGCCGCGGCCGCCGTGCAGCGGGTCGGCGACGGCGTCACCACCGGCCGCATCGCCGTCGTACCGCAGAACGGAGCCGCCGTATGA
- a CDS encoding helix-turn-helix domain-containing protein, which translates to MTTDDVLAEVGPRLRRLRKEREVTLAALSESTGISVSTLSRLESGLRKPSLELLLPIAQAHQVPLDELVGAPPVGDPRVRAEPIVRHGRTFWPLTRQPGGLQAFKVLVPRSDERPEPRTHEGYEWLYVMSGRLRVVLGEHDVVMTAGEAAEFDTRVPHWFGSTGEGPAEFLSLFGPQGERMHVRARPRRG; encoded by the coding sequence ATGACCACCGACGACGTACTCGCGGAAGTGGGGCCGAGGCTGCGCCGGCTCCGGAAGGAACGGGAGGTGACGCTGGCGGCGCTGTCCGAGTCGACCGGAATCTCCGTCAGCACCCTCTCGCGGCTGGAGTCCGGGCTGCGCAAGCCCAGCCTGGAGCTGCTGCTGCCGATCGCACAGGCCCATCAGGTGCCGCTGGACGAGCTGGTGGGGGCGCCGCCGGTGGGGGATCCGCGGGTGCGGGCCGAGCCGATCGTGCGGCACGGACGCACCTTCTGGCCGCTCACCCGCCAGCCCGGCGGACTCCAGGCGTTCAAGGTGCTCGTCCCCAGGAGCGACGAGCGGCCCGAGCCGCGCACCCACGAGGGCTACGAATGGCTGTACGTCATGTCCGGGCGGCTGCGGGTGGTGCTCGGCGAGCACGACGTGGTGATGACGGCGGGCGAGGCCGCGGAGTTCGACACGCGTGTGCCGCACTGGTTCGGGTCGACGGGGGAGGGGCCGGCCGAGTTCCTGAGCCTCTTCGGGCCGCAGGGCGAGCGGATGCACGTACGGGCGCGACCACGGCGCGGCTGA
- a CDS encoding ATP-dependent DNA ligase has protein sequence MLLTRLADVSREVAATSARSRKIDLLAELFREVEADDVPLVIPYLAGRLPQGRLGVGWKVLGVPVAPAGEPTLTVRAVDALLSELGRVSGPGSQAERTRLIGELMGAATAGEQRFLLGLITGEVRQGALDAVAVEGLARATGAPPADVRRAVMLAGSLQTVARALLAEGPAALEAFRLTVGRPVLPMLAHTASSVTEAVGKLGVCAVEEKLDGIRVQVHRDGDDVRLYTRTLDDITDRLPEVTSAARGLAGSRFVLDGEVIAFDASGRPRSFQETAGRVGSRVDVAAAAAAVPVSPVFFDVLSVDGRDLLDLPFAERHAELARLVPGPMRVRRTLVSGPEEAEAAEEFSRRTLLRGHEGVVVKALDAPYSAGRRGASWLKVKPVHTLDLVVLAAEWGHGRRTGKLSNLHLGARTADGGFAMLGKTFKGLTDALLTWQTERLRELAVEESRYVVTVRPELVVEIAYDGLQRSTRYPAGVTLRFARVLRYREDKRPEEADTVETVLAAHPEVGP, from the coding sequence ATGCTGCTGACCCGGCTCGCCGACGTGTCCCGGGAGGTCGCCGCCACCTCGGCGCGCTCCCGCAAGATCGACCTGCTCGCCGAACTCTTCCGGGAGGTGGAGGCGGACGACGTACCTCTCGTCATCCCCTACCTGGCCGGGCGGCTGCCCCAGGGGCGCCTCGGCGTGGGCTGGAAGGTGCTGGGTGTGCCGGTCGCCCCGGCAGGTGAACCCACCTTGACCGTGCGGGCCGTGGACGCCCTGCTCAGCGAGCTCGGCCGGGTGTCGGGCCCCGGCTCGCAGGCCGAACGGACACGTCTGATCGGCGAGTTGATGGGCGCGGCGACCGCCGGCGAACAGCGTTTCCTGCTCGGACTCATCACGGGTGAGGTCCGCCAGGGCGCGCTGGACGCCGTCGCCGTGGAGGGCCTGGCCCGGGCGACCGGCGCGCCCCCCGCCGACGTACGCCGTGCGGTGATGCTGGCGGGATCCCTCCAGACGGTCGCGCGGGCACTGCTCGCGGAGGGTCCGGCGGCGCTGGAGGCTTTCCGGCTGACCGTCGGCCGTCCGGTCCTGCCGATGCTCGCGCACACCGCGTCCTCGGTCACCGAGGCGGTCGGCAAGCTCGGCGTCTGCGCGGTCGAGGAGAAACTCGACGGCATCCGGGTGCAGGTGCACCGCGACGGCGACGACGTACGCCTGTACACCCGCACGCTCGACGACATCACCGACCGGCTTCCGGAAGTGACGTCCGCGGCACGGGGGTTGGCGGGCTCGCGGTTCGTGCTGGACGGCGAGGTGATCGCCTTCGACGCGTCGGGGCGGCCCCGCTCCTTCCAGGAGACCGCCGGCCGGGTCGGCTCCCGGGTGGACGTGGCGGCGGCCGCCGCGGCCGTCCCGGTCTCCCCCGTGTTCTTCGACGTGCTGTCCGTGGACGGCAGGGACCTGCTCGACCTGCCCTTCGCGGAGCGGCACGCGGAACTGGCCCGGCTGGTGCCCGGGCCGATGCGGGTGCGCCGCACGCTCGTGTCCGGCCCCGAGGAGGCGGAAGCGGCGGAGGAGTTCTCCAGGCGGACGTTGCTGCGCGGCCACGAGGGGGTCGTGGTGAAGGCCCTCGACGCGCCCTACAGCGCGGGCCGGCGGGGCGCGTCCTGGCTGAAGGTCAAGCCCGTGCACACGCTCGACCTGGTGGTGCTGGCCGCCGAGTGGGGGCACGGACGGCGCACCGGCAAGCTCTCCAACCTGCACCTCGGCGCCCGCACCGCGGACGGCGGCTTCGCCATGCTCGGCAAGACCTTCAAGGGGCTGACCGACGCGCTGCTCACCTGGCAGACGGAGCGGCTGAGGGAACTGGCCGTCGAGGAGAGCCGGTACGTGGTGACGGTGCGTCCCGAACTCGTCGTGGAGATCGCCTACGACGGCCTCCAGCGCTCGACCCGTTACCCGGCCGGTGTCACGCTCCGCTTCGCCCGGGTGCTGCGCTACCGCGAGGACAAGCGTCCCGAGGAGGCCGACACGGTGGAGACCGTGCTCGCCGCGCACCCGGAGGTGGGTCCGTGA
- a CDS encoding NADP-dependent succinic semialdehyde dehydrogenase: MPIATVNPANGETLKTYEAMGEEELERRLQLAQATFRTYRTTTYAERARLLNRAADLLDEDQQEIGRVMTTEMGKPVKQARAEAAKCARAMRWYAEHAAELLADEEPSAADVKDSGAARALVRYRPLGPVLAVMPWNFPLWQVVRFAAPALMAGNVGLLKHASNVPQTALYLEDLFHRAGFAEGCFQTLLVGSGAVDDILRDERVKAATLTGSEPAGRAVAATAGEMIKKTVLELGGSDPYVVMPSADIDRAARIAVTARVQNNGQSCIAAKRFIVHTDVYDAFAERFVAGMAALKVGDPLAEETEVGPLASEQGRADLEELVDDARRSGVEVLCGGERPDGPGWYYPPTVLAGVTREMRVHREEAFGPVATLYRAADLDEAVLIANDSPFGLSSNVWTRDEAEVDRFVRDLEAGGVFFNGMTASHPGFPFGGVKRSGYGRELSGHGIREFCNITTVWHGA; this comes from the coding sequence ATGCCCATCGCGACGGTGAACCCGGCGAACGGCGAGACGCTCAAGACGTACGAGGCCATGGGCGAGGAGGAACTGGAGCGCCGTCTCCAGCTCGCGCAGGCCACGTTCCGTACGTACCGGACGACGACGTACGCCGAACGGGCGCGGCTGCTGAACCGGGCCGCCGACCTGCTGGACGAGGACCAGCAGGAGATCGGCCGGGTGATGACCACCGAGATGGGCAAGCCGGTCAAGCAGGCGCGGGCGGAGGCCGCGAAGTGCGCGCGGGCCATGCGCTGGTACGCCGAGCACGCGGCGGAGCTGCTGGCCGACGAGGAGCCGTCCGCGGCCGACGTGAAGGACTCGGGGGCGGCGCGGGCCCTGGTCCGCTACCGGCCGCTCGGGCCGGTGCTCGCGGTGATGCCGTGGAACTTCCCGCTGTGGCAGGTGGTCCGGTTCGCCGCGCCGGCGCTGATGGCGGGCAACGTCGGTCTGCTCAAGCACGCCTCGAACGTCCCGCAGACCGCCCTGTACCTGGAGGACCTGTTCCACCGGGCGGGTTTCGCCGAGGGCTGTTTCCAGACGCTGCTGGTCGGTTCCGGCGCGGTCGACGACATCCTGCGCGACGAGCGGGTGAAGGCGGCGACGCTGACCGGGAGCGAGCCGGCCGGGCGGGCGGTCGCCGCCACCGCCGGCGAGATGATCAAGAAGACGGTGCTGGAGCTGGGCGGGAGCGACCCCTATGTGGTCATGCCGTCGGCGGACATCGACCGGGCCGCGCGGATCGCGGTGACCGCGCGGGTGCAGAACAACGGTCAGTCGTGCATCGCCGCCAAGCGGTTCATCGTTCACACGGACGTGTACGACGCGTTCGCCGAGCGGTTCGTGGCGGGCATGGCGGCGCTGAAGGTCGGCGATCCGCTGGCCGAGGAGACCGAGGTCGGTCCGCTGGCCAGCGAACAGGGCCGGGCGGACCTCGAGGAACTGGTGGACGACGCCCGGCGCAGCGGCGTCGAGGTGCTGTGCGGGGGCGAACGGCCCGACGGGCCCGGCTGGTACTACCCGCCGACGGTGCTCGCCGGGGTCACCCGCGAGATGCGCGTCCACCGGGAGGAGGCGTTCGGGCCGGTCGCGACGCTGTACCGGGCCGCCGACCTGGACGAGGCGGTGCTCATCGCCAACGACTCGCCGTTCGGCCTCAGTTCCAACGTGTGGACCCGTGACGAGGCCGAGGTCGACCGCTTCGTGCGGGACCTGGAGGCCGGCGGTGTGTTCTTCAACGGGATGACCGCGTCGCACCCGGGGTTCCCGTTCGGCGGAGTGAAGCGGTCCGGGTACGGCCGTGAGCTGTCCGGGCACGGAATCCGGGAGTTCTGCAACATCACCACGGTTTGGCACGGTGCGTGA
- the def gene encoding peptide deformylase: MRHGSIPGAHGRVRPLSLLGDPVLHTRCEDVTDFGPELARLVEDMFATMYAAQGVGLAANQVGEPLRVFVYDCPDDEDVRHLGHVVNPRLVEADGIVLRGPEGCLSLPGLEAGTERHDHAVVEGFTVTGEPVAVHGTGFFARCLQHEYDHLEGTVYADRVTGWRKGRLMRQVDRASWHRQGSRG; the protein is encoded by the coding sequence ATGCGACACGGCTCCATCCCGGGCGCCCACGGGCGCGTCCGGCCCCTCTCCCTGCTCGGTGACCCCGTCCTGCACACGCGCTGCGAGGACGTCACCGACTTCGGTCCCGAACTCGCCCGCCTGGTCGAGGACATGTTCGCCACGATGTACGCGGCCCAGGGCGTGGGTCTCGCGGCGAACCAGGTGGGCGAGCCGCTGAGGGTCTTCGTCTACGACTGTCCCGACGACGAGGACGTCCGCCATCTGGGACATGTGGTCAATCCCCGGCTGGTGGAGGCGGACGGCATCGTGCTGCGCGGCCCCGAGGGCTGTCTGTCCCTGCCGGGTCTGGAGGCGGGCACGGAGCGCCACGACCACGCGGTGGTCGAGGGGTTCACGGTGACGGGCGAGCCGGTCGCCGTGCACGGCACGGGGTTCTTCGCGCGGTGCCTCCAGCACGAGTACGACCACCTGGAGGGGACGGTCTACGCGGACCGGGTCACCGGGTGGCGCAAGGGAAGGCTGATGCGCCAGGTCGACCGGGCCTCCTGGCATCGCCAGGGGTCGCGGGGCTAG